The window aacctccttgTTTCTTGGGTTGACAGAGACCTCAACCAATTTGACAAGGTGATATTTTTTCTTATCTTTACCCACCTGCCAAGTTATTATGGCTCTAAAGAAGTCAACTCTTTTACTTACCCCCACAGGTATAGGATAGAAGGACATCATGAAAGTAGGAAGGCTGTTGAGACTGGATTGAATTAGAGCACAATCTGCCAGCAATGCTAGGCATTCTACCTTGCCAACATGCACCTCTATTTTCAATCTTGTCTTCTACATGCCTCTAATCTCTACTTCTGCACCTTATTAAGAGGAATCTCCAAGTATTTCATGGGCAGGCTCCCCAATTAGCACGTGCTTTTTTCCTATAATCCTCTCCTCTATTTACACCATCCCTaaagagaaaaatctcacccttatGAAGGTTATTTTTTAATCCTCGCATATGCTCAAATGCATAGAGTATGATTTCAGATTTTGTGCCACTAGAGAGATCATCAAGTAAGAGGAAGATGCTAACATGTACATATTGCAtcatatttacccccccccccNNNNNNNNNNNNNNNNNNNNNNNNNNNNNNNNNNNNNNNNNNNNNNNNNNNNNNNNNNNNNNNNNNNNNNNNNNNNNNNNNNNNNNNNNNNNNNNNNNNNNNNNNNNNNNNNNNNNNNNNNNCTTTTACATGACCCAATTTTTTAGCATTATTTAAAATAATTGCAAGAGCTTCAGTAGCCAAATCAAATAAAAAAGGAGATAGTGACTCTCCCCGTCTTAGACCCTTTGAAATActcactccgttcctaaatataagtctttttagagattctaagatgaactacatacgaagcaaaatacgTGATATACATCGGTGCGTAGTCCATATTGAGATCTCTAGAaaacacttatatttaggaacagagggagtagtaaaataagTACCCACCACATCATTAAAAATTATGCCCACATGCCCTACTCCCATGGTTTCCATAATCCAGTCGTTCTACTTATCAGGGAACCCTTTAAAAGACAACATTTTATGAAGATTTTGAAGATCTTGTTAAGATtttgtgaagattttgaaactttACATTCAACAAGCAAATGGGTCTGAATTTCTGAATTTATTAGGCATATGAGTTTTCGGACCTAGAATAATGATCCATAGTTCAATCTAGCCAAATTAATATAGAAAATATAAAAGCACTAATAGTCACGTGCTTCAGTAAAAGGATTTGCCATGTTCTATAGTGAAAATTGACATGCAACATAAAAAACCAACAGAAAATTTTGCCATGCTACAATGGTTGATTGCCATGTGTTCGATCTAGATTCGACGTACCTGCGGGCATCAGTTTTTTAGCTCTATAAATCTGACATCAGATTTGTATTGAAATCCATTAATATTGCTTTTGTGAATGTCATCAAGCATGGCAATGTCTGATAGAATTCTATTGGAAATCCATTGACTTTTATATTACATAGAAAGACAACTTTATGAATTTCTTTCATGGAGAAATCACTAATGACTCTATTAGCCCCCAGATTAGAGATCTTTTTTTAACCGCATCACTATCTAAAGTAATAGTTGAATCATCACGTCTACCAAAagtttttttttataaaaattGGTAATGTAATCCATTAGCTTCCTTGAGCAATCCTATTTTCTCTCCTCCTTCCAGCGGCTTGCGCATGATAATATATAGTATTCGAATCACCCTCCTTAATCTATTTCTCTTTACAGCTCCGAAGCCATTTCAATTCTTGCTTCCGTCTATCAGCAGCAGTGAGCCCAAAATGCTCAGAGCACTTCTCTATCGCATCAAATTTACATAAAATGCCCTTTCTCAACGGCTTTTGAAGATTTGAATTGCAAACTCAATGTTCTTTTCTACATGGAAATCATTATCCTTGCTGCTTGAGCAATCTGGATGTCTAGAAACAACAATGGAAACACATATATCTTCTCCAGCTCACTTTGGTTGGATTAAGTTATTGCTCAGCAACTAGTTGTAACACTCCTTTTGTGTATACATTTTTCCTTTTGTTATTAGCTACTGTAGATTCTTTGGCTTGCCTTAAGCCATCTTGTATGTTGTGGACTTTCAACAATTTATAAAAAATGCAATGGAGCTATGATCTACCGTTTGTCAACAAAATTAGATGAAAAGAAACACCGACCTCCAATCTGCATCACTCAACCTAGTACACAAGTCCCCAGACCCAGTGATTATTACAGTAGACAGAAGGCGAGCCCTCAACCTCCAGACCCAAGCAGATTGAAAGCATAAACATTTCAAACAAGCATCATTCCAAATACTCCATTTTGAAATGATAAGAGGAAATTATCGGCTGCAACTCCAATCAAACACCAAATTTCAGGGACAGATAATTCAACTGAACCAACATTGCAAACAAGTATCATTCCAAATACTCGATTTTGGAATGATAAGAGGAATTTATCGACTGCAACTCCAATCAAACACCAAATTTCACGGACAGATAATTCAACTGAACCAAGTCACCTTGAACACCAAACCCCAGTTCTTAACTGAACCCTGAATACTTGAGAGGACCCACTAGAACCAAGTCACTACCATACCTAAGCCAGGTAAATAAAGGTAATCCAATTCTTCAACGAGACTACAGAAGACACATATGTCTCCAGAACTACATTGCTGATGCTTCTCTTAGGTTCAGGAACAGATGATCTTCGTCTTGCCAATACGGATGCACAGATGGAGCTCCTCCCCGTGCAGCATCTCCGGATACACGGGGACAGTGTCGCACTCCGGCTGCGCCAACACATCAAACTCGACCGGGGCCGAGCAGCTCGCCGCCACCTTCTTCTTGAGCTTCAGCCGGCGCGCCTCGTCTGGACCAGCCACCTCGACGGAGGAGCTGTACACTGGCCCGGTGCCGACATAACCCCTGACGCACACGACGGTGACGCGGCGGACGCCACCGGCGCCCCCCACGGCCAAGAGGAACACGGCGCCGTCCTCCGCGATCAGGAGGCCGCGGTCCTCGCACTGCTGCTCCGACGACTCCGGCACGGGGACGGTGAACTGGAGGTCCATCCCGTAGGTGATCCTGTGGGCGGTCCAGGCGTGCCGGCCGGACAACTCCGTGAGATGACGCAGGAGGCCCGACGGGGGCCCCTTGTACCCGCACTCCGCACAAGCGCAGGGCGCCCACGCGCACGCTTCCTCGTGCGCCGCCAGGTCGCGGTAGGCGACGGAGCTGGCGCACCCGAACTTGCGGAACGGGCACGGCACCTTGATGTAGCCGAAGAGGGCGTCCAGCTGGGCGTTGTGGACAAAGACGGCGGCCGGGTCGCCGCCGCACGGGCGGCACTCGCCGGTGCCGCAGTCGCGGCACGCGACGTGCTGCACGCGGGTGCACTGCGGCCAACGCGGCACGAATTCATCAATCAATCAAATCTTGGCCGTGACCAAGGCAAGCGGATTGAAAGGGGAGCGCTTTGGGCGTCTTGTCTGATTACCTGGTAGATGGGGGGCCTGAGGGGGCCATGGCAGAGGTCGCAGCGCATCCtgacctgctcctcctcctcctccgccgcggctATGGCCGCCGCGCCGCGCGCGAGCTCCAGCAGCCCGCCGTTCGCCTCCTCCTCGCGCTTGGATCTGGGCGACGCCAGCGTCTGCACCGAGACCGGGCTGCGCGCCAGCGGCACCTCGACGCCCGGCTCGCTCTTCCTCGGGCGGCCCGGGCGCCGGATCGCCTCCGGCGGCGTGTTCTTCCTCGGGCGGCCCGGCCGCCGGCCCACTGTCGGCGGTGTCTTCACGTCCCCGGTGCTCTTCCTCTTTCCGCCCATCGCCGGCGCTCGCTGCTACGCACCAGATGGGATGTGGGAACCTCGGCGGAACTGGGGATTTGGGGTTGGCACGATAGCAATGAAGGCTGGGATCTGGAGAGTTCAAGAAGGACTGGCTGAATCCCCGGCATTTCCTCCCATACGGAGAGAGAAGTAAAGGAGAAGACGCACGCTCACCAGCCCACACACGCGTAACGGCCCGCTCTCTTTCTGAGGCCCAAGTGGTTAACAGTCAGGTCGTTGCAGCAGCTCACTCTAGCCTACAAAATGACCTTTTTTGTCTAAAAAAAATGACATTTTTATTAAAGAAAAACAGCTCACTCCCCAACTTGGCAACTGGCAACTCCCCCGAAAAAAAGCTCACTCCCCAACTTATCTGAGTGCTCATGT is drawn from Triticum dicoccoides isolate Atlit2015 ecotype Zavitan chromosome 6B, WEW_v2.0, whole genome shotgun sequence and contains these coding sequences:
- the LOC119324860 gene encoding E3 ubiquitin-protein ligase SINA-like 4; protein product: MGGKRKSTGDVKTPPTVGRRPGRPRKNTPPEAIRRPGRPRKSEPGVEVPLARSPVSVQTLASPRSKREEEANGGLLELARGAAAIAAAEEEEEQVRMRCDLCHGPLRPPIYQCTRVQHVACRDCGTGECRPCGGDPAAVFVHNAQLDALFGYIKVPCPFRKFGCASSVAYRDLAAHEEACAWAPCACAECGYKGPPSGLLRHLTELSGRHAWTAHRITYGMDLQFTVPVPESSEQQCEDRGLLIAEDGAVFLLAVGGAGGVRRVTVVCVRGYVGTGPVYSSSVEVAGPDEARRLKLKKKVAASCSAPVEFDVLAQPECDTVPVYPEMLHGEELHLCIRIGKTKIICS